The window GCTAATATGAAGTTCAAGGTCGTGAAATGAAGCCATGTCTGGGTAAAGCTACTCCCTCAGAGCCCCTAAGGCTCATAAATGCTCAAATCTCAAGTCCTTTCTCGTCCTCAAAGGCTCAATGTTCGGATTGGCCTTGGAAATGGCCCAAAAGACAAAATCTAAGCTGGAAAGGGGATCTAGATGATTAACAGAAAAGGTATAAGATTTTTACCCCTAAATGGTCTGAAATGCTACCCCAACTATGGATCTATATTTCCTTCTTGCACCACCAAGGtccttcttctttctccaagcttcaattcaCTCTCAAGGCAAGAAACTAGCTCAACAATggagttgggtggctagggttttgtGTTCTTGGCCataggggccgcaaatgagccctagggaagagaataaaatgcttaaatagggtaccaagtccagGAATTAGGTTTTCCCAGCatagactagactcgccgagtccactcgccgactcatcgagtcggtcacttactcttccACACGGagcccgctccgactcgtcgagttcttccttgaactcgacgagttgactcctttGACTTAGGGCTTTTCTTTCCATTCTTgctctttctgattctgggtgatACAAGCTTACAACACTATTAAAAACATTTTAACCCATAATCACATTCAATGTTTTTTTACAGCTATTAATTTTTGTTGTCTGTGTAAAATTTTTAATTATACTACCCGTGGTTTCTACGGGTTATAACTTAGTTTAATATGAATTCAACTTTTTGCAACAGAAGCAATATtacttcaaagaaaaaaaaaagctacTTCAAAGAAAAAAAAGCATCTCAACTAGTATTGGGTGGTTGTTTATTTCTTAGGTGGTAACGGCGAACACCATATTCAAATCACAGTCAAGCAATATAtatagcaatatatatatattggtcaaacatttttatgaaatggtaTCTCATATAAAATCTAAAAGTTATTTGGAGACGCAAAAACTTATATTTCCTTACACAAAGATACTCCTGATGATAAATATATGTACATATAAATGATAATCAACCCGATCCATGCATTTATTTTGAAGTGGGAGAATCTAAATTTTCATACATATGATCTAGCTAATCCATCATTTTCTCACAGTATTTATAGGAAATGAATGGAGGGGGCATGGCAAGTGTAATCAAAACACAAGATTAGAGTTACCTGCTTCAACTGATTTCAAAGAAATGGTAAGATAATTGATTGTCCATGCATGGATGCTTAAAAATGCAATACTATTCTTAAGTTCTCCACCTTTTCTCGATCTGCAGGGTTTCTTGATGGCAGTCTTGTTGAGCTTGTCTTGTTTATCATTTGGCTCGAAAATCACAAGTGTTGCCACCTACGATGTAACATCTTATGGTGCAAAAGGAGATGGAAATACAGATGACTCCAGTGTAAATTAATAATATCTTCAAATTTTGAATCAAAAGAGATTGATGTTTCATGCAAATTCAAGAACGCAAAAATCAGTTAACCTTTTTCTATGTACGTTCATTCATGCAGGCTTTCCTTCGAGCATGGGACGATTTATGTGGAGATATGTCGCCAGAACCGACATTGATAATTCCATCAGACAAGACATTTTTGATAAACCCGGTGGCATTCAGTGGTCCATGCAAATCCCCAACTGTAAATATTAAGGTAAAACGAACAGTTATCTATCTTTTGAGGTTATGATGTTAATTCATAAAGTGTTGATTAAatgtcatttttttataaaatagttaTGATTAATCTAAGAATTTCTGATATGATGGGTAGCTATTGGGTAACATCACTGCACCGAAGACTCTCGATGGATGGAAAGGTTGCATTAACAATAACTTTTGGATACACTTCACATCCGTGCAAGGACTCAAGATCCAAGGACCTGGTCAGATTGATGGCCAGGGATCCATTTGGTGGAAAAAGGTGGTCGAATTAATTTAAAATCAAACACTTATAttaaatgaaaacaaaaaaaaaaagtaaaaaccaTCCAATTCATTGTTCCTTTTAATTTGCAGGGACAAACTAAAACCAATGCATGCAATCGCCCAACTGTAAGGCgtcttttttctttcttttttttttttttttttttttttttttttttttttttacaatgttAAGGACTTGAATGAATTTAAATTTCGTGAAAACTGACATGTATACATTTGTTTAGGCTTTACACTTTAATTCTTGTAACGGCCTTCAGTTGAGTGGTACAAGACATATCAACAGCCCAATGCTACATATTAGTATCAATGGTTGTGAAGGTGTAGATGTTGGAAATATTCAAATTTTTGCTCCTGGAGACAGCCCCAATACTGATGGGATAGACATCAGTTATTCTTCCCATGTTAATATCCATGATTCTAACATTCAAACTGGTATGAGAATAATTACATCCTAATTATTATTTCTTAATGAGTTATTCTATAATGTATAAAAAACCGTTTATAATTCACTTCTTTTTGTGGAAACTAAAACAGGTGATGATTGTGTCGCTATAAATGGTGGCACGTATGATATTAATGTAACAAGAGTGTTCTGTGGACCTGGTCATGGGATAAGGTACTAGAAAATGATATTTATATCTCGATAATCACTTTTACACAAATTTTCCTCCACTAAATGGATGTGATTTTGTAGTATCGGAAGCCTTGGGGAAAACGGTGGTCATGACACAGTTGAACAAGTTCGTGTAGAAAATTGTAACATCTCAGGAACAACAAATGGGTTACGAATCAAAACGGTGCCGGTAAAATTAGATATAATAACTTGATGAACATCTTTGGAGTTTTTAAGATAATATCCAATGGTTACTTGAAGTCAATCAATTTCTTATATCTTATTCAGTATGGAACGGGGTATGCTAGGGGGATTGTATTTCAGGACATTCATCTGGTAAATGTtgaaaatccaattataattgaTCAACATTACTGCACAAATTCTGAAAATTCGGATTGCCCCGCACCGGTATGCTTATTATCCATAAAAATAATCTCATCTCACCAAATTAAAATGCAATTCCGTATCTAACATTTACTGATTTTTTTTATGTATCAGCCAGATGCATCGGCTGTAAAAGTGAGCGATGTTACGTATACGAATATATATGGGTCATCGGCAACAAAGCAAGCTATTACTTTCAATTGCAGTGGAAAGTACAATTGTACTGAAATTGTAACAAACGAAGTTGGCATAACAGGACTTAATGAAATTTCTTACTGCCAAAACACTCAAGGAAAATTTATTGATACCACCCCTCCTATTAATTGTTATTAGATTGTAGTCAGGTCGATGTTGGTGTTAAAATCCATGTATTTCAACATATTCTACTGATAAcgaagctatatatatatatatatatatatatatatatatatatatatatatatatatatatatatatatatgggctcaTTAGCGAGttacaaaatatatacaaacatacATGATAACATGAATTTACTTACGCCTAAATATTTACATAATCGATATTGAGCAATACTGGGAAAATATTCTCATGTCCTTCAAACGAGGTATACAACATATCTTTATCTTTACTATATTATTATGGATATTGCCACttcttgaaaattaagaggtacaaCTATCTATTTGGacataatataatcatattaaGCTTACAATCTACAATCGTATACGCTATTAACTCCGAGgatgttgaaaaccctaatttcctctGCACGCTACCAATTGCCGCCAAACAACATCTCTTCTGTCTCCCTCTTTGCTCTCTACAGTATCCGACAACCCTCTGTTACCACCAACTTCTTGACGCCGTGGGCCGTGTGTAATTTTTTTGTCTAGGCTTTTTACAAGACCTCCTCATTTGAATTCCCTGCAATATTATCCTATGATAACTGGTAAATTGAAATTCCTGTTCATCCCTATCTCCCTTAATGGCTTATGCCATGCCATTATGCTGAACTATTCTCCACTTATTGATTTTTTGGGATCTTGAATGGCATCTTCTCCATCACCAAAACCAGAACCTGTTTGGGCAAGAAGAGGCCTTTTTTTTATTCCATTGATGACTTTGTTTTGTTTCCATATGTGAAGAGGTCTGTTAGGGTTTTTTTTGTCGACGTGATTTATGATGTTATTTTTATATTTCAGATTCATATTCTCAATCATTAATCTGAACTTGAACCCGAAACATCTTCTATCCTCTCTATCaatattttgttttctttgtttacTGTAGCTATCGAATTCTATCCATGTGCCTAGAAGGTGTTTGTAGAAACACCTCAATgaagtcaagaatatatataagtTTTGTCATTATCACTTGTAACACCTAGAATGTTTTCTGAGATCTTGAGGTTTCTCACACAACAACTCTTTTTCTTCCTATGAATCCTTATTTTGAAAGAAATATGTTTTATGCACTcaaagtattttgcattttttggTTTACCTTATTGTTTcagttttagggcattttgatTCAGTTGGAAGACATACATGGAGGAGATGAAGAGAAAGGTGGAGTTTGACATCACATTAATGAATTAGATTGACATCCTAAGTTTATGTATTTCTCGAGCTTTGGTATTCATTGCAAGAAACATATTTGGATTTTGTAATGGAGTATAAGTTTGCAAGTGGAAGTTCACATCATGCATGTTGGAGATGGTTTGTTACATAAGCTCGGATAGGTAAAAGTTGGATTATGCTTCTTAATAAGCTTCTCGTATAATTTATTGGATTGATTCATATGATTATGTGATGCTTGGCTTATGACAGTGGAAAAGTTCACTCTGTTACAACACAAGGctttcatattttgttttgtttaataTATCATCATactcatttttttttctatttataaacTAAGTAATCTTTATAGGAAATTGGAGATTTTTTTATAGCCGCATGTCtctaatattatttaatatttacgGGAAGTTGGATGTGTGGGTGTGATGGGCGATTATCTCATTGCTTTGATAAAATTATGgtaaagtattttcattttttcttaaTATTCTCCTGtagcattatttcattttattaaatcattgaccttttaaattttttattaaacaaAGATCAAATCTCATTAGTGAAGGTTCTGTTCTCATGAAAATATTTGAGCTTTTGCAGGCATGAATCCAAGGAACACATTATTGAAGGCACAAAGAATAGTAGTTTCATCACAATTTCATATGATGAGGTATTACAGTTTGATCCCATAAACAGGGTCTGATCCTCCATTTTTAATGAAGTTTGTGCATTTTTTGTGACTTCACCTAATTTTGTGTCTAAAGCAAATTATTTAGTTGAGACTTAAACTCATAAATCATAACAATAAGCTTTTTTTACAACCTGACCATTCTGGATCAAAAGTTGTATCATTCACATGATGTCGTAATTATTAGGAGTGAAAATAATGCTGTAATTATTGGGATGTTCAGCTGTAATAATAAGTCTAAAGGGTATAATGGTCCAATTTTTGTTGTTCTTAAAAGTTTCAAGGCTTTTTATGGTTTTATGCTTCAAGGTTGGTTTTATTGGAATAAAAAAAGAGGAAAAAATGAGTAGAAAAAAGGGGTTTATTAAAGGGGCTCAGCTATTCCAATACAAAAAATTTCaagcaagggtattttggtctttgtTTGTTGTTTCGATTTTTTTTAAAGGTAACAGGTTTGGTTTTATTTGCTGGAAACATAAAGATTATGTTTGTTTTGAGATGTTGGGGATTAGATTAAATGGAATAAATTAACTTGGAGCGAAGTTGATTTCAGTAAAGGGTATTTTTGTCCTTTTCAGAAATTAAGCAGgaagttttgttttttttttccaaaattgcATCTAAAATAAATTTACTTGCTTTGTTTGATTAAGTCATAATCATCAAAAAGGCTTCTTGTTGTTTCTCATGCGATGcaccataaaaaaaaaattattattattgatgcATCAAAGATTTAATTACTATTTGGAATTTAAGAAAAGAAGATTGGACTTGGGATGTTTTGGGGTTTCATGCATATAGTGGGCCTTTTTGGAGTAGATATGAACTTGTTTTTTGGAACTATGGTATATATTGGATTTATTATCATATATTTCTCAAAATTGgttttaaaacaaaaatcaacGGATTTTATAATCTTTTCGGTTAAAATCCGAACCGTTTAGTTGTTCAATTTTATAACTATCCACaaaaaagataaataaaataaaagtctcaAAAAATCGAAtcgaagaaatatattttttcGGTTCAAGCTTGAATTTATTAGATGGttggttttatgtttttatccCAAAATTATAATAATATGGTGTTGAATATTTTTATTCGGGTTAATCTCTTTAATATTGTGAATAAATTGTATGATATAGTAGAtgtaaattaattggtattaaatTGCTTTGGTTATTGTTAATTTTATTGTTTATTGCTACGGTTGTTTTTATAATTGTGTATAAAAAGTGGCTTTAAACTACAGTAATTATTTATAAGTAGTTTAGTTGTAATTATTTATAAGTAGTTTAGTTGTAATTATCTACAAAAATTAAGAATAAGAAGTTTAAATGTATTAGACCATTTTTAAGCCAAACCCCATGTATaatgtaatattttattttttaaatcatttatCATAAAGCTTAAAATCTCTACAAATTTAAGTAACACAAATCAAGTAagaattatatataatttttcatTAGAGTATCTTACAAACCGTAAGTGATTTTTTAAAATAGTTTCTTAATAATTTCGTATTTGCTACAATGACTCTTATTGATAATTGTTTTGATGCTATAAACTATTTGTGCAAAATAACTAATCGCCTCTATaaactaaatttaaaaaaaaaaattaatcgcATCCatcgcttggcgcgggtaaacggctagtatatatatatatatatatatatatatatatatatatatatatatatatatatatatatatatatatatatatacaattacaaCAATACATGGCCTGGAATATACACTAGGTGGGTTAAGCTAATAATACAATATATTGATACACTAACGTCCCCCAACAGTTTGATTGAGATGATTCTATCGGACGTTCGAACTAGGTCAAAATTATGTGAAGAGCGAAGTAGGTCAACCCTTGGTGAAGAAGCCAGCATACTGATCAGTTGAGGGAACACGGAGAACTCGTATGTGGCTCATGGCAACTCTGTCTCGTACAAAATGAAGATCGATCTCTATGTGTTTGGTACGATGATGTTGCACCGGGTTCGAGGACATGTATACGGCGTTGATATTGTCACATTAAACAATGATGGCTTTAATTTTGAAGAGGAAAATATAGTTCATGAAGAGGGTCACGGAGCCAGCAAGTTTCAACAACTGCATTGACAACACCATGATATTCGGCCTATGCACTGGATCGTGAGATGAAACCCTGTCGTTTTGATTACCATAAAATGAGGTTATCTCACATGAAGCCACAATATCCAAATGTAGATTGTCGTGAGGTCAGATAACCACCCCAGTCAGCATCAGAATAAGTGACGTCAGAAGTTGTTTTGGAGGCATGTATTTGAAGACCGAGGTCAATGGTACCACGAACATCTTTGCAGACCCTTTTGAGAGCATTCAGGTGTTGATCTCGGGTGTCATACATAAAAAGACAAATATGTTGTACTGTGAAGGATATATCTAGTCGGGTGAAGCTCAGGAACTGAAGAACTCCTGCAAGGCTGCGATATAGAGTCGGGTCGACAACTGGTAGACCTAAAACATCTATTTCACAAACTAGTTTAGCTGGAGTACGACATGGATTGCAAGCCAGTGTCTGATCGAACAACAGAGAATCCCAAAAGATAAATTAGAACACCTAAATCGGTCATGGAAAACTCATAACTGAGTCAAAATATGATGTGTTGTAGGAAATTGGTAGTGGAAGTTCTGAGAATGATGCCGTCAACATATGAGAGAAGATAAGTCGTGTTGTCACCTAGTGTGATTCTATTGAAATCCAGTGGTCGTAGCATGTTGAGCAAACCGATGATACCAAGATCGTGGGGCTTATTTGAGGCCAAAAAGGGAACTCTATAGACAAAACATGATCTGGGAAGTTATAATAACGAAAACCTGGTGGCTGATGCATCTAAACAGTCTCCTGAAGGTAGTTGTGAAGAAAATCATTCCTCACATCAAGTTGGTGGATAAGCCACTTTCTGGATATAACGATGCTAAGAATAGTACGTATAGTGGTCGGTTTAACAACTAAGCTAAAAGTCTCATCAGAATCAATTTCCTGCAGTTGGTTGCGACCATCAGCTAAAAGGCAATCCTTGTAGCGAGACAAAGATCAATCATCATGAAATTTGTAGCGAAAAAAGCCATATAAATCTAACAATGTTGACCACATGAGGACATGGTACAAATTTCCAAGTGACGTTCGATATTCCAACATTATAATCACCATGCATAGCCTGATACTAGTCATGTAATGTGATCGGGGGACAGGAGAATCGGAAGAGACATGACGGTTGAGACGAGTGACAAGTTTGAAAATGCCACTGCACGCCTGCGTGGTCATGGGGTTTGTGGGTGCAATTGAGGATGGGATGACAGGGACTGTGGCAGAACGGGTGGGTATGTAAGAGGGGTTCGAGAGAGAAGGAGATTATGTAGTTGATGATGGGTCCGGTCCAAAGAGAGTGAGGTTATGGTTAGGTATGAGTATGTCTTGATAACGGTGGTATGTTGTTGAGTGGGTGAAATTGTTGCATGAAGGTGGGAGCAAATTATTAGGGAAATGTCCTCTATGTTATCAAGAAATGAATATGAAGGTGGGTCATTTGGTGTAACAGATTGAAAAGGGAATGAGTTTTTGTCAAAAACGACATGACCATGTGTGATAAAAAAAAATGCAAGGTGAGGTGTGAGGAGGTAATTTATGAGGTGTGAAAATATGTGGGAAAAACAGACAACCGAATACTTGTAGGTGATTGTAGGTGGGATAAGCTTTATGGAGGCGATAGTGGGGTATCTCAATTTTATGGATGTAGAGGGAATGAGGTTTAGTAGGTGGATGGGCATATATAAAGCTTCATCCCAATAGGTAAGGGGCATGTGAGCTTGAAGCAAAAGGGTACGAATGATTTTGTTGATACTACGTATCATTCTTTTAGATTTACGGTCTTCTTTTTGCGATGTGTGTGGGCATGACAAATGGAATTGGGTTCCTTGTGTGGCAAAGTGGTCATGAAACTGTTTGTTATTGTATTCCCTCCTATTGTCACATTGTATAATTTTGATGGTTTTACCAAATTAAGTTCGAACAATTTTAGTGAATTCAAGATATTTTGCAAAGACATCATATTTTTGCTTTACTAGATAAGCCTAgagactgtgtgtgtgtgtgtgtttatgtgtgtttGTGTATGTTCATGTGATGATCTAGAAAATAATGTAATATCGTAAACCACCAACATTAGAAAAAGGAGAGGTGCAAAGATTAGAGTGCATAATATCAAAAGCATTTGCCACAATTGAATCAGAAGTGTTAAATGGAAATTTAATGTGTTTGCCAAGTTGACAAACTTGACACAGTTCATGCAATTGATTTTTATTACAAGAAGTTGAATTTATTGAAATTAACGAATCAAAAACTTTATTTTCGAGGTGACCGAGATGCTGGTGCTAAATAGTTGAAATGGAGGAGACATGGGCGTGAGGTAGGGATGGAAGCACTGAGTAAAGAGGGTCTCACTATCACATCATATTAGAGGTTGACAGGTCCTATAATCCTTGATCGTGATCAGTGGCGCCATTGTCCAAAATTCACTATCATGCTTGTGGATCTTGAAGAGACATGCTACAAAAAAAATTATCGAAGAGCAGTAGGTTGATATGAAGGGAGCGAATTCCAAGGAAGTAAGATGGAGCCACCACTAGGATGTCCAACAGATGAGCCCGCATTCATGTTGGCCTGAGGTTGCTGATTTCACTGTTGTGTAGCCAGCCCAAGGAGTTCATTGGACTGTTGCTATAGTCGAGATACTAAAGAGGCACATTGTGGTCGCTGTTGATTTGTCCCAGAATTCCAATGCATCTGAGCAGTCGTTATTCGTTTTCTTATTCAAGACCCTATCATCCGTGATTTTGTCCATGAGTTGTTTGCGTATTTCGGTTGTTTATGGATTTCTTTTTTTGTTGTTGAA of the Lactuca sativa cultivar Salinas chromosome 6, Lsat_Salinas_v11, whole genome shotgun sequence genome contains:
- the LOC111883178 gene encoding probable polygalacturonase At3g15720, yielding MINRKVFIGNEWRGHGKCNQNTRLELPASTDFKEMGFLMAVLLSLSCLSFGSKITSVATYDVTSYGAKGDGNTDDSSAFLRAWDDLCGDMSPEPTLIIPSDKTFLINPVAFSGPCKSPTVNIKLLGNITAPKTLDGWKGCINNNFWIHFTSVQGLKIQGPGQIDGQGSIWWKKGQTKTNACNRPTALHFNSCNGLQLSGTRHINSPMLHISINGCEGVDVGNIQIFAPGDSPNTDGIDISYSSHVNIHDSNIQTGDDCVAINGGTYDINVTRVFCGPGHGISIGSLGENGGHDTVEQVRVENCNISGTTNGLRIKTVPYGTGYARGIVFQDIHLVNVENPIIIDQHYCTNSENSDCPAPPDASAVKVSDVTYTNIYGSSATKQAITFNCSGKYNCTEIVTNEVGITGLNEISYCQNTQGKFIDTTPPINCY